Proteins from a genomic interval of bacterium BMS3Abin14:
- the mtcA1 gene encoding beta-carbonic anhydrase 1 has translation MSKILDEVLAANTAYAKDFGDKANLPMPPGRRIAILTCMDARLDPAQFCGVCEGDAHVIRNAGGRVSEDAVRSFVISYKLLGTNEWFVIHHTDCGMQTFTDDVMRSLLASSLKTATIDASGWHDSGEGPGSTEGDYIDWLTISDQTRSVTADVRRLRFHPLVPPEIPIYGFVFDVRTGKVVEVPEAMEIGKAK, from the coding sequence ATGAGCAAAATATTAGACGAGGTATTAGCTGCAAATACTGCTTATGCTAAAGACTTTGGTGATAAAGCAAATTTACCAATGCCTCCAGGGAGGCGCATAGCCATCCTGACCTGTATGGATGCGCGTCTTGATCCTGCTCAATTTTGTGGGGTATGCGAGGGAGATGCTCATGTAATTCGTAATGCAGGTGGCAGAGTCAGTGAAGATGCTGTCCGCTCCTTTGTAATCTCATACAAGCTTCTGGGAACAAACGAGTGGTTTGTCATCCACCATACTGATTGTGGAATGCAGACATTCACTGATGATGTTATGCGATCATTGTTGGCAAGTAGCCTGAAGACAGCTACAATTGACGCAAGCGGATGGCATGATTCCGGGGAAGGGCCTGGTTCAACTGAAGGAGATTACATCGATTGGCTAACAATCAGTGATCAAACCAGGAGCGTTACCGCGGATGTCCGGCGCCTACGATTTCATCCATTGGTACCTCCTGAAATCCCAATTTACGGATTCGTCTTTGATGTAAGGACAGGAAAGGTCGTTGAGGTTCCTGAAGCAATGGAAATTGGTAAGGCCAAATAA
- the ydhV_4 gene encoding putative oxidoreductase YdhV: MLNSDPLCNVLYVDLTRKRFRVEQRQNLFDRYLGGAGVATQLLYQSCPEGCDPLGPENPIIFAVGPLTGLFPLASKTVAMFKSPHTGNLGESHCGGRSAVAIRMAGYGAIVIEGKSEIPIYLAIHGSEVYFRDASTLWGISSSLTVGHIIRERESGSGLRTIMRIGLAGERMVTYACVAAETYRHFGRLGLGAVFGSKNLKAVVVSGKRSLPVADNQAYRRIYKDIYEAATTSEAMKKYHDLGTAQNVRPLNKLSAFPTRNLQETKFEAAEELSGETFAERYLGRRLACSHCPVACIHIAALREPHEVEPYFYKTSMISYDYEPIYAMGSMLGVGDPEGLLRLLDRAEVLGLDLMTTGPVLSWATEAQEKGLVSEKDTGGLRLSWGDWKTYLEATQRIVEQPNDYFAALARGVEHASSIYGGEEFALALGGNEMPGYHTGPAAHVGCLMGARHSHLDNAGYSVDQKILVKGELSPEALGDALLKEESWRQILSSIVVCFFAREIYDRDTVLGCLKAAGFDLDVDRLQKTGRDIHREKFRFKTREGFTFDGLRIPERILQTKAPASGLSEEYIRATLDHVRKTLV; this comes from the coding sequence ATGCTAAATAGCGATCCGTTGTGCAACGTCCTTTACGTGGATCTCACCCGAAAACGGTTCAGGGTTGAACAGAGACAGAACCTCTTCGACAGGTACCTTGGGGGCGCGGGTGTGGCCACTCAGCTTCTGTACCAGTCCTGCCCGGAAGGGTGCGATCCCCTGGGGCCGGAAAACCCCATCATCTTTGCCGTCGGCCCTCTTACCGGGCTGTTCCCCCTGGCCTCCAAAACGGTGGCCATGTTCAAGTCACCCCACACGGGGAACCTCGGCGAGAGCCACTGCGGGGGAAGGAGCGCCGTGGCCATAAGGATGGCCGGTTACGGGGCCATCGTCATTGAGGGGAAGAGCGAGATCCCTATCTATCTGGCCATTCATGGCAGTGAAGTGTACTTTCGAGATGCCTCCACCCTGTGGGGCATTAGCAGCAGCCTCACAGTAGGACACATCATCAGGGAAAGAGAGTCGGGGTCGGGTCTTCGCACGATTATGCGTATCGGCCTTGCGGGCGAGAGGATGGTGACCTATGCGTGCGTCGCCGCTGAAACCTACCGGCACTTCGGGAGGCTCGGTCTTGGTGCCGTGTTCGGCAGCAAAAACCTCAAGGCTGTCGTCGTGTCCGGCAAAAGATCTCTCCCTGTGGCGGACAACCAGGCCTACCGTCGCATATACAAGGACATTTACGAAGCAGCCACCACATCGGAGGCCATGAAAAAATACCACGATCTCGGTACAGCCCAGAATGTCCGCCCACTCAACAAACTGAGCGCTTTCCCGACCAGGAACCTGCAGGAGACGAAGTTCGAAGCGGCGGAGGAACTCTCAGGCGAGACCTTTGCCGAGAGATACCTGGGAAGACGGCTGGCCTGTTCCCACTGCCCTGTGGCGTGCATCCACATCGCCGCCCTCAGGGAACCCCACGAGGTCGAGCCTTATTTCTACAAGACCTCCATGATTTCCTACGACTACGAGCCCATCTACGCCATGGGCTCCATGCTTGGGGTGGGTGATCCCGAGGGCCTGCTGCGGTTGTTGGACCGTGCCGAGGTTCTGGGCCTGGATCTCATGACCACCGGTCCCGTCCTGTCCTGGGCCACCGAAGCCCAGGAAAAGGGGCTCGTTTCCGAAAAAGACACGGGAGGACTCAGGCTTTCGTGGGGTGACTGGAAAACCTACCTTGAGGCCACCCAGAGGATCGTCGAGCAGCCAAACGATTATTTTGCCGCCCTGGCCAGAGGGGTGGAACACGCGTCGTCCATCTACGGAGGCGAGGAGTTCGCCCTCGCCCTCGGAGGGAACGAGATGCCCGGCTATCACACGGGTCCGGCGGCCCACGTGGGCTGCCTGATGGGCGCCAGGCACAGCCACCTTGACAATGCGGGCTACAGCGTGGACCAGAAGATCCTGGTAAAGGGGGAGTTGAGTCCCGAGGCGCTTGGCGACGCTTTGCTCAAGGAGGAAAGCTGGAGACAGATCCTCTCCTCCATCGTCGTCTGTTTTTTCGCCAGAGAGATCTACGATCGGGATACGGTTCTTGGCTGCCTTAAAGCAGCCGGCTTCGATCTGGACGTGGATCGGTTGCAGAAGACGGGAAGGGACATCCACCGCGAGAAATTCAGGTTCAAGACTCGGGAGGGGTTTACTTTCGACGGTCTGCGAATACCTGAGCGGATCCTCCAGACGAAAGCGCCCGCTTCCGGGTTGAGTGAGGAGTACATCAGGGCAACCCTGGATCACGTGCGCAAGACTCTTGTCTAA
- the hydN gene encoding electron transport protein HydN codes for MKRLSVVDAERCVGCQCCMFACSRRTNSHGLSESCIGIRSSGGMEHGFTVVVCRVCEDPPCVRACPMEALTRTEKRGIHLAEEKCTGCGSCAEACVVGAVYWDSEINKPMICIQCGFCVDFCPHGVIEMRERKAADDAK; via the coding sequence ATGAAAAGGCTGTCTGTAGTTGATGCGGAAAGGTGTGTCGGGTGTCAGTGCTGCATGTTCGCATGCTCCCGGAGGACGAACAGCCACGGCCTGTCGGAGTCGTGTATCGGGATCAGGTCCAGCGGCGGGATGGAGCACGGGTTCACCGTGGTGGTCTGCAGAGTCTGCGAGGACCCCCCTTGTGTCAGGGCCTGCCCCATGGAGGCCCTCACCCGTACTGAAAAGAGGGGAATACACCTTGCCGAGGAGAAATGCACCGGGTGCGGCAGCTGCGCCGAGGCGTGCGTTGTGGGGGCCGTCTACTGGGACAGTGAGATCAATAAACCCATGATCTGCATTCAATGCGGCTTCTGTGTTGACTTCTGTCCCCACGGGGTCATCGAGATGAGGGAAAGAAAGGCGGCCGATGATGCTAAATAG
- the mntH gene encoding divalent metal cation transporter MntH, whose protein sequence is MKRRRTLGFLAMFGPGLVVMFADTDAGSVITAAQSGAVWGYKLLLLQLVLIPVVYMVQELAVRLGLVTGKGHGELIREHFGKGWAWLSVSTLMVACMGALITEFAGVAGAGLLFGIPPWLSVGMAVLLLSIVAWTGSYLSVERIAILIGSFELVFLLVAWRAHPSPTAMLSGLTQIPWRQPGYMYLVAANIGAVIMPWMVFYHQSAVVDKGLQAKDLRTSRRDTAIGAIITQSIMIAILTATAATIGVYHPGESLNTVQQIADALTPFLGKTVGTILFALGMVGASLVAAIVVSLATAWGLGEVSGYQRSLEHQPHKAPWFYIVYTVMLGIGGLMVVSGINLVNLSVAVQVMNAALLPIVLGFLYILALKALPKPYCLHGVYSVVVGVVVAMTSILGLYAAVSSFF, encoded by the coding sequence ATGAAGCGTCGCCGCACGCTGGGTTTTCTTGCGATGTTCGGGCCGGGGCTGGTGGTGATGTTCGCCGATACCGACGCGGGGAGTGTAATCACCGCTGCACAGAGCGGTGCGGTGTGGGGGTACAAACTGCTTCTGCTTCAACTTGTACTGATCCCTGTTGTCTACATGGTGCAGGAACTTGCGGTGCGGCTGGGGCTGGTAACCGGCAAAGGACATGGCGAACTCATCCGTGAACATTTCGGTAAGGGCTGGGCATGGCTTTCGGTCTCCACCCTGATGGTTGCCTGCATGGGAGCTTTAATCACCGAGTTTGCCGGGGTGGCCGGTGCCGGATTGCTGTTTGGGATACCACCCTGGCTAAGCGTAGGTATGGCAGTGCTGCTGCTTTCGATTGTGGCCTGGACCGGTTCGTATCTCTCTGTTGAGCGTATTGCCATCCTGATCGGCAGCTTTGAATTGGTCTTCCTGCTGGTGGCCTGGCGGGCCCATCCCAGCCCTACGGCCATGTTGAGTGGCTTGACCCAGATCCCATGGCGTCAGCCCGGATATATGTACCTGGTCGCGGCTAACATCGGCGCGGTGATTATGCCCTGGATGGTATTCTACCATCAGTCTGCGGTCGTGGATAAAGGCCTGCAAGCCAAAGATCTACGGACATCCCGCAGGGACACGGCCATAGGCGCAATTATCACACAATCTATCATGATTGCGATACTGACGGCGACCGCCGCGACCATTGGCGTATACCATCCCGGTGAATCCCTGAACACGGTACAACAGATAGCGGACGCATTGACCCCATTTTTAGGTAAGACGGTCGGGACAATCCTGTTTGCCCTGGGTATGGTCGGGGCGTCACTGGTGGCAGCGATTGTGGTCTCACTTGCAACGGCTTGGGGGTTAGGCGAAGTAAGCGGTTACCAGCGGTCTCTCGAACACCAACCTCATAAGGCGCCTTGGTTTTACATAGTCTACACCGTTATGCTGGGAATAGGGGGCCTTATGGTGGTTTCGGGAATCAACCTGGTCAACCTAAGCGTGGCCGTACAGGTGATGAACGCGGCACTGCTGCCGATTGTGCTGGGATTTCTCTACATACTGGCGCTCAAGGCCTTGCCAAAACCGTACTGCCTGCACGGGGTCTACTCCGTGGTGGTAGGTGTGGTAGTGGCAATGACAAGCATTTTAGGGCTGTACGCTGCGGTCAGCTCGTTTTTTTAG
- the amdA gene encoding acetamidase has protein sequence MGKIVPSTTGPANASGKENPSSSAHYLLPANKDTVHWGYWSRDLPPALTVQSGDYITVETISHHAGDDYDRMIKGDDGIESIFHWTSREKNVERRGSGSMDAQIGHGEGLGVHILTGPIAVSGARPGDILEVRLLKLWPRPCANPKYPGKTYGCNAAAWWGYLYNNQIESPKPREVITIYEVDSSMNIPSARAVYSYRWTPSTDPFGVVHKIMDYPGVVRDPNTIQEIKPVHENVHVPLKMHPGTLGLAADADGLVNSIPPSYIGGNMDQCRLGEGTKLYLPVAVKDALLSMGDSHAVQGDSELAGTAIEMSITVLLQVILHPQNSLRGTSLQNLDYPLVETPDEYIVQGFTYPNYLADLGKNAQSEIFQKSSLDLAFKDAVNKMRRFMMTAKGLTEDESITLMSIAADFGVTQVANGNWGMHGILKKGIFVN, from the coding sequence ATGGGCAAAATCGTTCCTTCGACCACAGGGCCGGCTAACGCTTCCGGCAAGGAAAACCCCTCTTCGTCGGCGCATTATCTGTTGCCGGCAAACAAGGATACAGTGCATTGGGGCTACTGGAGCAGGGATCTTCCCCCGGCACTGACCGTGCAGTCAGGTGACTACATCACCGTGGAAACCATATCCCATCATGCTGGAGATGACTACGACCGAATGATCAAGGGGGATGACGGCATCGAAAGTATTTTCCACTGGACCTCGCGTGAGAAAAACGTCGAACGTCGTGGCTCGGGTTCTATGGATGCCCAAATTGGTCATGGTGAGGGACTTGGTGTCCACATTCTTACAGGTCCGATCGCGGTATCCGGGGCCAGGCCGGGTGACATACTTGAGGTCCGCCTGCTGAAACTGTGGCCGCGACCCTGCGCAAACCCGAAATACCCCGGGAAGACGTACGGATGCAACGCGGCAGCCTGGTGGGGATACCTGTATAACAACCAGATAGAGTCACCAAAGCCCCGAGAGGTGATAACGATCTATGAAGTGGATAGCAGCATGAATATCCCCTCCGCCAGAGCCGTATACAGCTATCGCTGGACTCCATCAACCGATCCTTTTGGAGTTGTGCATAAGATCATGGATTATCCTGGCGTAGTCAGGGACCCAAACACGATTCAGGAAATTAAGCCTGTTCACGAGAATGTTCACGTGCCGTTGAAGATGCATCCCGGTACTTTGGGCCTGGCAGCGGATGCAGACGGTCTGGTCAATTCTATTCCGCCGAGCTACATAGGTGGGAACATGGATCAGTGCAGACTTGGCGAGGGTACAAAGCTGTATCTTCCTGTGGCTGTGAAAGACGCATTATTGTCAATGGGGGATTCCCACGCTGTGCAAGGGGACTCGGAACTGGCGGGCACTGCGATAGAAATGTCCATAACAGTTCTCCTGCAGGTGATTCTGCATCCTCAGAATTCCCTGCGGGGGACTTCTCTTCAGAACCTGGATTATCCATTGGTCGAAACCCCGGACGAGTACATAGTCCAGGGTTTCACTTATCCCAATTACCTTGCTGATCTCGGTAAAAATGCTCAATCCGAGATATTCCAGAAATCCTCCCTGGACCTCGCGTTCAAAGACGCTGTCAACAAGATGCGCCGGTTCATGATGACGGCGAAAGGACTCACCGAAGATGAGTCGATCACGTTGATGTCGATCGCTGCAGACTTTGGGGTTACCCAGGTGGCCAACGGAAATTGGGGCATGCATGGTATCTTGAAGAAGGGAATTTTTGTCAATTAA
- the truA gene encoding tRNA pseudouridine synthase A: MKRLVLTIEYDGTFFHGWQVQPGLRTVQLNIESALTRMMGQTIRVSASGRTDAGVHALGQVAHCDVPKRIPPENVALGLNSILPGDVRVVECRWAPEGFHSRFRATGKRYRYLILNRRKPTALLRNRVWNIRHPLDLDNMRGGAFYLIGEKDFFSFRSSGDPGTTVRDMRDISIEKDGDMVTIFFEANGFLKHMVRNIVGALVEVGRGRMEPGNLKKLLDSRSRLNAPRKAPAQGLTLMEVFYLNSPPDSLTNPVPGGR; this comes from the coding sequence GTGAAAAGACTTGTGCTTACCATCGAGTACGACGGGACTTTCTTCCACGGCTGGCAGGTACAGCCCGGCCTCCGGACCGTCCAGTTGAATATTGAGAGTGCATTGACCAGGATGATGGGCCAGACAATCAGGGTGTCAGCCTCGGGAAGGACAGACGCCGGTGTGCATGCCCTTGGGCAGGTTGCCCACTGTGATGTTCCCAAAAGGATTCCACCTGAAAACGTAGCATTGGGATTAAACAGCATCCTCCCCGGGGATGTGAGGGTTGTTGAGTGCAGGTGGGCACCCGAGGGCTTTCACTCGCGTTTCAGGGCAACGGGGAAAAGATACCGTTATCTTATCCTCAATCGCCGGAAGCCCACCGCTCTCCTGAGAAACAGGGTATGGAATATACGTCATCCCCTGGACCTGGACAACATGAGGGGAGGGGCTTTTTACCTTATTGGGGAAAAGGATTTTTTTTCCTTCAGGTCCTCCGGAGACCCCGGAACGACCGTGAGGGATATGAGGGATATCTCCATTGAGAAGGACGGAGATATGGTCACCATCTTCTTTGAGGCCAACGGATTTCTTAAACACATGGTCAGAAACATCGTTGGCGCCCTCGTTGAGGTGGGAAGAGGCAGGATGGAGCCCGGGAACCTGAAAAAACTCCTGGATTCCAGGTCCCGTCTGAACGCTCCCCGCAAGGCACCCGCCCAGGGGCTGACCCTAATGGAGGTATTCTATCTCAATTCACCCCCTGATTCCTTGACAAACCCCGTTCCCGGTGGTAGGTAA
- the ecfT gene encoding energy-coupling factor transporter transmembrane protein EcfT: MRWFQDITLGNYYPADSVVHRLDPRLKMTAMALLMGMTFAVSNPWAILLQSLAIIAAVRLSRIPMTYFLRSLRFFVWLFFFTAVLHLFFTPGEPVPGSPFLGFIRVTYEGIAEGGLISWRLITVIALSSIFTSTTTPLEITRGMESILSPLGKLHFPVQDFSLMMMMAIRFIPVLSDETQKIWKAQKSRGADLGHGGIKRRTRALVSILLPVFVGIFRRADDLAKALEARGYVPGKRRTSMKELIWTGRESMALIIILILSFSLLTLQSL, translated from the coding sequence ATGCGCTGGTTTCAGGACATCACCCTGGGTAATTATTATCCCGCTGATTCGGTCGTGCATCGTCTTGACCCGCGCCTGAAGATGACCGCCATGGCCCTGTTGATGGGTATGACCTTTGCCGTCAGCAATCCGTGGGCTATTTTACTGCAATCATTGGCCATTATCGCGGCGGTGCGGCTGTCACGAATCCCCATGACGTATTTCCTGAGGAGCCTGAGGTTCTTTGTCTGGCTCTTTTTCTTCACCGCGGTTCTCCATCTCTTCTTTACCCCCGGGGAACCCGTTCCCGGCAGCCCGTTCCTGGGATTTATCCGGGTCACATACGAGGGGATAGCAGAGGGGGGGCTTATATCATGGAGGCTCATTACGGTTATCGCCCTTTCATCCATCTTTACCTCCACCACTACTCCTCTTGAGATAACCCGTGGCATGGAATCCATCCTGTCGCCGTTGGGGAAGCTCCATTTCCCCGTCCAGGATTTCTCCCTCATGATGATGATGGCCATCAGGTTTATTCCTGTGCTTTCGGATGAAACCCAGAAAATATGGAAGGCCCAGAAATCCAGGGGGGCCGATCTGGGGCACGGCGGAATAAAGAGGAGGACCAGAGCTCTTGTCTCCATCCTGCTGCCGGTTTTTGTAGGGATATTTCGACGGGCGGATGATCTGGCAAAGGCCCTGGAGGCGAGGGGGTATGTGCCTGGAAAGCGAAGGACAAGCATGAAGGAACTCATCTGGACCGGCAGGGAGAGCATGGCCCTTATCATAATCCTTATCCTGTCATTTTCGCTTTTGACCCTTCAGAGCTTATGA
- the asd2 gene encoding aspartate-semialdehyde dehydrogenase 2 codes for MGSKKFTVAIAGATGAVGELMIKVLQERNFPVGEIRYLASSRSKGKILKWLDEDVAVQELTKDSFSGVDIALFSAGGGKSLEFAPAAVDAGAVVVDNSSAFRMDADVPLIVPEVNPGDVGYYAKKGIVANPNCTTIIMVVALKPLYDYSRVKRVVVSSYQSASGAGAKAIEELKKQTKDWSSGKPLEVQAFVHPLLFNVIPHVDSFLENGYTREEMKMHNETRKMFHDNEIQVSATCVRVPVLTAHSEAVNIETEKEITPEKAREILSAAPGVEVLDDPAGNKYPMPIYTAGGDTCYVGRIRKDYSAVNGLAFWVSGDQLRKGAATNAVQIAEILAGKYL; via the coding sequence ATGGGCAGCAAAAAATTTACGGTAGCTATAGCCGGCGCCACCGGCGCCGTGGGAGAATTGATGATTAAGGTTCTCCAGGAGAGGAACTTTCCTGTAGGGGAGATCCGATATCTCGCTTCTTCCCGTTCCAAAGGAAAAATCCTGAAGTGGCTGGATGAAGATGTGGCAGTACAGGAGCTGACGAAAGATTCCTTCTCCGGGGTGGATATCGCCCTGTTTTCCGCCGGTGGTGGAAAAAGCCTGGAATTTGCGCCGGCAGCGGTGGATGCAGGGGCGGTGGTTGTGGATAACTCCTCGGCATTTCGAATGGATGCGGATGTGCCCCTGATCGTCCCGGAGGTCAATCCCGGGGACGTGGGGTACTACGCGAAAAAAGGGATTGTGGCCAACCCGAACTGTACGACCATTATCATGGTGGTGGCGCTCAAACCCCTGTACGATTACAGCCGGGTCAAGAGGGTCGTTGTCTCAAGTTATCAGTCCGCCAGCGGCGCCGGGGCCAAAGCCATTGAGGAGCTGAAAAAGCAGACGAAGGACTGGAGCAGCGGCAAACCGCTGGAAGTCCAGGCTTTTGTTCATCCGCTGCTCTTTAACGTGATTCCCCACGTCGATTCCTTCCTTGAAAATGGCTATACCAGGGAAGAGATGAAGATGCATAACGAGACCCGCAAAATGTTCCATGATAATGAGATCCAGGTTTCCGCAACCTGTGTAAGGGTGCCGGTTCTGACTGCCCATTCGGAAGCGGTGAACATAGAGACTGAAAAAGAGATTACGCCGGAAAAGGCCAGGGAAATTCTGTCGGCTGCTCCCGGGGTTGAGGTGCTCGACGACCCGGCAGGGAATAAGTACCCGATGCCCATCTATACCGCCGGGGGTGACACCTGCTACGTGGGCAGGATCAGAAAGGACTATTCTGCCGTGAACGGCCTGGCATTCTGGGTTTCGGGCGATCAACTTCGGAAAGGCGCCGCCACTAACGCGGTCCAGATCGCCGAGATTCTTGCCGGGAAGTATCTCTAG
- the alaC gene encoding glutamate-pyruvate aminotransferase AlaC, producing the protein MEEFYRIKRLPPYVFNIVNEHKYKARVRGDDIVDFGMGNPDLPTPPHIVEKMISAVKDPRNHRYSVSRGIYKLRSAMADWYDRRYGVDLDPDSEVVATIGSKEGISHLILAMVAPGDTVIVPDPCYPIHFYSAIIANADVKSVPSLGNEDDFLAGVEETIKGTWPRPKILLLNYPNNPTTYTVHLSFFERVVELAREYDLFVIHDLAYADIVFDGYKAPSLLQVPGAKDIGVEIFTLSKSYNMPGWRVGFVVGNPRLVGALVRIKSYLDYGMFQPIQIASIIALNGPEECVKETVDIYRNRRDVLVEGLNRIGWKVEKPEATMFLWAPIPEKFREMGSLEFSLMAMKKTKVAVSPGIGFGAGGDGHVRFALVENEHRTRQAIRGLRTLF; encoded by the coding sequence ATGGAAGAGTTCTACCGGATTAAGAGGCTTCCGCCCTACGTCTTCAACATTGTAAACGAGCACAAGTACAAGGCCCGGGTCAGGGGTGATGACATCGTTGATTTCGGCATGGGCAACCCGGATCTTCCTACGCCTCCCCATATCGTCGAGAAGATGATTTCGGCCGTAAAGGATCCCCGGAACCACCGGTATTCCGTTTCCCGGGGGATATACAAGCTACGGTCCGCCATGGCCGACTGGTATGACAGGAGGTACGGTGTGGATCTGGACCCCGACAGCGAGGTGGTTGCCACAATCGGGTCCAAGGAGGGCATTTCACACCTGATCCTCGCCATGGTAGCGCCTGGCGATACGGTGATCGTCCCGGATCCATGCTATCCAATACACTTTTACAGCGCGATTATCGCCAACGCCGACGTCAAAAGCGTCCCCAGTCTCGGCAACGAGGATGATTTCCTCGCGGGGGTGGAAGAAACGATCAAGGGTACGTGGCCGAGGCCGAAGATCCTCCTGCTCAACTATCCCAACAACCCCACAACCTACACGGTCCATCTTTCATTTTTCGAGAGGGTAGTTGAGTTGGCCAGGGAGTACGATCTGTTCGTGATCCATGATCTGGCCTACGCTGACATCGTCTTTGACGGCTACAAGGCGCCCAGCCTCCTTCAGGTGCCGGGGGCAAAGGATATTGGTGTTGAGATATTCACGCTTTCCAAGAGCTACAATATGCCGGGCTGGCGTGTGGGGTTCGTCGTGGGAAATCCGAGACTTGTTGGAGCCCTGGTCCGTATCAAAAGTTATCTGGACTATGGGATGTTTCAACCGATACAGATAGCGTCCATAATAGCGCTGAACGGCCCCGAGGAATGTGTTAAGGAAACTGTGGATATTTACCGGAACCGCCGTGATGTGCTGGTTGAAGGGCTGAACAGAATTGGGTGGAAAGTAGAAAAACCGGAAGCGACGATGTTCCTTTGGGCACCCATCCCCGAAAAATTTCGCGAGATGGGAAGCCTCGAGTTTTCGCTCATGGCGATGAAGAAGACCAAGGTAGCAGTGTCTCCCGGGATCGGTTTCGGCGCCGGGGGTGATGGTCATGTTCGATTCGCCCTTGTGGAAAACGAACACAGGACGAGACAGGCTATTCGAGGGCTGCGAACGCTGTTTTAG
- the tsaE gene encoding tRNA threonylcarbamoyladenosine biosynthesis protein TsaE yields MKGPKPLSITGPDEMLALGLSVGRHVFEGAVIGLSGPMGAGKTTLVRGLAEGMGIAEGHSVSSPTFTILQNYPCRELTLYHLDLYRIAGREDLDSTGYRDVLDGAGVVIIEWVEREPDAMTPENLLIEMEYEDIGRKVTFFPRGDAYRTLAASAIDEYLVLH; encoded by the coding sequence ATGAAAGGACCCAAACCTCTCTCCATCACCGGACCCGATGAGATGCTGGCCCTTGGGCTGTCCGTTGGGAGGCATGTATTCGAGGGCGCCGTCATCGGTCTTTCCGGGCCTATGGGCGCGGGGAAGACGACCCTTGTCCGGGGTCTGGCGGAGGGCATGGGGATTGCTGAGGGACATTCTGTTTCCAGCCCGACATTTACCATCCTTCAAAATTATCCATGCCGTGAGTTGACCCTGTATCATCTTGATCTCTATCGAATTGCGGGACGGGAGGACCTGGATTCCACCGGCTACCGGGATGTCCTTGACGGCGCCGGAGTTGTCATTATCGAATGGGTTGAGCGAGAGCCGGACGCCATGACCCCCGAGAATCTGTTAATCGAGATGGAATATGAAGATATCGGCAGAAAAGTGACCTTCTTCCCCAGGGGAGACGCATACAGAACACTGGCGGCTTCGGCCATTGACGAATATCTCGTACTTCATTGA
- a CDS encoding inosine 5'-monophosphate dehydrogenase, which yields MLNASQMMKKTFLTVSPDMGVEELARLFLRQHVTGAVVVDKKSKLLGVVTESDLIAKEKNLHLPTVVSLFDAAIYLESSEHFKKELHRMLASKVADIYTMNPVTIKPDTSLPDIATIMTEDGVHFLPVMENGHAAGIVGKREIIRALASTRG from the coding sequence ATGTTGAATGCTTCACAGATGATGAAAAAAACGTTTCTGACAGTGTCTCCCGACATGGGGGTTGAGGAACTTGCCCGGCTTTTCTTGCGGCAGCATGTCACCGGGGCGGTCGTGGTTGATAAAAAAAGTAAACTCCTCGGGGTGGTGACAGAGAGCGACCTGATCGCCAAGGAGAAGAACCTCCACCTGCCCACTGTCGTCTCGCTCTTCGATGCGGCTATCTACCTGGAGAGTTCCGAACATTTCAAGAAGGAGCTTCATCGAATGCTGGCAAGCAAAGTCGCTGACATCTACACCATGAACCCGGTAACAATCAAGCCCGACACATCTCTGCCGGACATTGCCACCATCATGACCGAGGATGGCGTACACTTTCTGCCCGTCATGGAAAACGGCCATGCCGCCGGTATTGTTGGAAAACGGGAAATTATCAGGGCCCTCGCATCAACCAGGGGATGA